In the genome of Haloarcula sp. CBA1129, one region contains:
- the gfo6 gene encoding D-xylose 1-dehydrogenase Gfo6, whose amino-acid sequence MKDWIDTYNERDWQTTTDGTVRYALLGLGWWTIDLALPAIQDSDLGEVTTFISSSTEKAERLADENDVDHGISYEKFHDGEKADAFDAIYIGTPNALHLEYAETAAELDKAILCEKPMESTVERAQEMVEVCEAAAVPLMIAYRMQTDPAVRRAKELIDDGFIGEPVSVYGNNSQPLLEMNPNTDQWRLDPELSGYGTSVMDLGIYSINTTRFLLDREPLAVQSQMDSHGDAFEDVPDERSGALLALEDGVKMVTTDSQNAHSDTQLKITGTDGQIEFRPAFHGKAKLHMSRNQTTVTVEHDNFDAEYEMREEFDYFADRVLTDANIVPDGRYGLQDMRIIRAIHKAAESGDVVEL is encoded by the coding sequence ATGAAAGACTGGATTGATACCTATAACGAGCGTGACTGGCAAACCACTACCGACGGAACGGTCCGATATGCACTGTTAGGCCTCGGTTGGTGGACGATTGACCTTGCACTCCCCGCGATTCAGGACTCTGATCTAGGTGAAGTTACGACGTTCATCAGTAGTTCCACGGAGAAAGCTGAGCGTCTCGCCGATGAGAACGACGTGGACCACGGGATCAGTTATGAAAAGTTCCATGACGGAGAGAAAGCAGATGCGTTCGATGCCATCTACATCGGGACACCGAACGCCTTGCATCTGGAGTATGCCGAGACAGCCGCGGAGTTAGACAAGGCGATCCTGTGCGAGAAACCGATGGAATCGACAGTCGAACGGGCGCAGGAAATGGTTGAAGTCTGTGAGGCCGCCGCGGTACCGTTGATGATTGCCTACCGGATGCAGACTGATCCCGCTGTTAGGCGTGCAAAAGAGCTCATCGATGACGGATTCATCGGTGAGCCAGTATCCGTGTACGGCAACAATAGTCAGCCCTTGCTTGAGATGAATCCGAATACGGACCAGTGGCGACTCGATCCAGAGCTCTCGGGCTACGGTACCTCAGTAATGGACTTAGGGATTTACTCGATTAACACGACTCGGTTTCTGCTCGACCGGGAGCCACTGGCGGTGCAGTCACAGATGGATTCGCATGGAGACGCCTTCGAAGACGTGCCTGATGAACGCTCCGGGGCGTTGCTTGCGCTGGAAGACGGTGTCAAAATGGTCACGACCGACAGCCAGAACGCCCACAGTGATACACAACTGAAAATAACTGGGACAGACGGGCAAATCGAATTCCGTCCAGCATTCCACGGAAAGGCGAAACTTCACATGTCTCGAAATCAGACTACAGTAACTGTCGAGCACGACAATTTTGACGCGGAGTACGAAATGCGAGAGGAGTTCGACTACTTCGCCGACCGCGTTCTGACTGATGCTAATATTGTCCCGGACGGCCGCTACGGTCTTCAAGATATGCGGATCATCAGAGCGATTCACAAAGCCGCCGAGAGCGGCGATGTCGTCGAACTGTAA
- a CDS encoding glycosyltransferase, which translates to MVNTGPIAFFVPSLTVGGAERVTVSVANGLSKRGYEVDLVVSYNEGDFRSDVLGSVNMVDLGTRRIPGIGIGASIPAFVRYLCRRSPEILFSQMTYANDIHMISQALSGSDTVTISTIHNTLGLQKGSKEKLVQWLQRRLAHQSDQFVAVSEGVANSVVEHVGVGREKVAVLHNPIPVQEVQERAEESVDHPWTHSPNLDVVLGVGRLERAKNFESFLRAFKRIHAAQPDTRAIVVGRGSKRTELERLAAELGIDDVVSFPGFVDNPYGYMASADVLAMSSIHEGLPTVLIEALACGCPVVSTDCPSGPAEILKDGEFGPLVDVDDDEGLAAAIQTTLDDPLPRDVLVERATDFAPTAVIDQYEAFIRNVVSVEGTNNVGSRSEPLTPS; encoded by the coding sequence ATGGTAAACACTGGGCCGATAGCGTTCTTCGTTCCCTCTCTGACAGTCGGTGGTGCTGAACGTGTGACCGTTTCTGTCGCGAATGGACTCTCGAAGCGTGGATATGAGGTAGATCTTGTGGTGTCGTACAACGAGGGAGATTTCCGGTCCGATGTTCTTGGGAGTGTAAATATGGTTGACCTCGGAACACGGCGGATTCCAGGGATAGGAATCGGTGCGAGCATTCCCGCTTTCGTGCGATATCTGTGCCGACGGTCTCCCGAGATACTTTTCTCACAGATGACATATGCTAACGATATTCATATGATTTCACAGGCGCTATCTGGGTCAGATACTGTCACAATCTCGACAATTCATAACACGCTCGGGCTGCAGAAGGGGTCGAAAGAGAAGCTCGTCCAATGGTTGCAGCGTCGCCTCGCCCATCAGTCGGACCAGTTCGTCGCCGTCTCTGAAGGTGTCGCCAACAGCGTCGTAGAACACGTCGGCGTCGGCCGCGAGAAGGTGGCCGTTCTCCACAACCCAATCCCAGTCCAAGAGGTACAGGAGCGGGCAGAGGAATCGGTGGATCATCCATGGACCCACTCGCCGAACCTCGACGTTGTTCTCGGTGTCGGACGCTTAGAGAGAGCGAAGAACTTTGAGTCGTTCCTCCGCGCTTTCAAACGGATCCATGCTGCTCAACCGGACACGCGTGCAATAGTTGTGGGTCGTGGGTCGAAGCGGACCGAACTCGAAAGGCTCGCAGCCGAGTTGGGTATCGACGATGTAGTTTCGTTTCCCGGTTTTGTCGACAATCCCTACGGCTACATGGCGAGTGCCGATGTCCTCGCAATGTCTTCAATCCACGAGGGTCTGCCGACCGTCCTCATCGAGGCACTTGCCTGCGGATGTCCAGTCGTCTCAACCGATTGTCCCAGTGGCCCAGCAGAGATCCTCAAAGACGGTGAGTTTGGCCCACTCGTGGATGTCGATGACGATGAAGGACTTGCAGCGGCCATCCAGACGACGCTCGACGACCCACTCCCGAGAGATGTGCTGGTTGAGCGTGCGACCGATTTCGCCCCGACAGCCGTGATCGATCAGTACGAAGCGTTTATTCGAAACGTCGTGTCTGTGGAGGGCACCAATAATGTCGGTAGCCGTTCCGAGCCACTCACCCCGTCATGA
- the asnB gene encoding asparagine synthase (glutamine-hydrolyzing), whose product MCGICGQYLRSGSPVTDDLERMNDCQRHRGPDDDGIFTDGSVGLAHRRLSIIDPESGGQPIDNEDSTVTVIFNGEIYNYGRLKDQLISAGHRFTTETDTEVLVHLYEEEGPSFVDELDGMFAFALWDSDRNRLLLARDPMGIKPLVLAETDDKLAFASELSSLFESDMELGGIDRDALAQYFAFGYIPAPKTAFRNVSKVQPGERILISDDGIDRDKYHEPSITPRDPDIDTAASHLRSLIESAVEKRLMADVELGAFLSGGIDSTIIVGTMAQLLDEPIKTFTVGFDQARFDESWAAREVASFHNTDHHEITLTANDVRESVPDVLNKLGEPFADPALMPSYAVSRATKNNVKVALSGDGADELFAGYDKYRVESLSKYYRALPSQIRKYAVEPAVNALPASRGTAIGDAVYKGQWFINRSGERSVPERHFDLMRVSDDQAIQSVTNVDPIEAGQSTLRTQHAAISPELTDQASLARIQAVDTRLSLPDQMLTKVDQASMYNSLEVRVPFLDTDVVEYALSLPTDHKLTGRDRKRVLKRAFDDVLPESILQRSKHGFDMPIGEWFKDELADEFVSMVRSTDLGILDTAAVLNLFEEHLNGNHDHSRFLWTVYVFKHWALRMQEQGVLE is encoded by the coding sequence ATGTGTGGAATCTGTGGTCAGTATCTTCGATCTGGCTCACCTGTAACTGATGATCTTGAACGTATGAACGACTGTCAGCGTCATCGAGGTCCTGACGATGACGGAATTTTTACAGATGGAAGCGTTGGACTCGCACACCGACGACTCAGTATTATCGACCCCGAGAGCGGCGGACAGCCAATCGATAACGAGGACAGTACGGTAACCGTCATCTTCAACGGGGAGATCTATAATTACGGTCGTCTCAAAGATCAACTCATATCCGCTGGACACCGGTTTACCACTGAGACCGACACGGAAGTGCTGGTTCATCTCTATGAGGAAGAAGGTCCAAGTTTCGTCGACGAACTCGACGGAATGTTCGCGTTCGCTCTGTGGGACAGTGATCGAAACCGTTTATTACTGGCCCGGGACCCGATGGGTATCAAGCCGCTCGTTCTCGCCGAAACGGACGACAAGCTCGCGTTTGCCTCCGAGCTCAGTTCCCTGTTCGAGAGCGATATGGAACTCGGCGGCATCGACCGAGACGCACTTGCTCAGTACTTCGCATTCGGCTATATCCCGGCACCAAAAACGGCCTTCCGTAACGTCTCGAAGGTCCAACCCGGCGAGCGGATACTCATATCCGACGACGGTATCGACCGCGACAAATACCACGAGCCATCGATCACTCCCCGCGACCCTGACATTGACACTGCTGCCTCACACCTACGCTCGCTCATCGAATCGGCGGTCGAAAAACGTCTGATGGCTGATGTTGAACTTGGAGCGTTCCTCAGCGGGGGAATTGATTCGACAATAATCGTCGGGACGATGGCACAGTTACTCGATGAGCCGATAAAAACGTTTACCGTCGGTTTCGACCAAGCTCGATTTGATGAGTCTTGGGCGGCACGAGAGGTGGCGTCTTTCCACAATACCGATCATCACGAGATCACGCTCACAGCCAATGACGTCCGTGAATCCGTGCCGGATGTTCTGAATAAATTGGGGGAACCCTTTGCTGATCCGGCACTGATGCCGAGCTACGCTGTGTCTCGAGCCACGAAAAATAACGTCAAGGTCGCACTCTCAGGGGACGGTGCCGACGAACTGTTTGCTGGCTATGATAAGTACCGGGTTGAGTCCCTGTCAAAATACTATCGAGCGCTGCCATCGCAAATACGAAAATACGCCGTTGAACCGGCTGTGAATGCGCTACCAGCCTCGCGTGGGACTGCAATCGGAGACGCCGTATACAAAGGACAGTGGTTCATAAACCGAAGTGGAGAGCGATCGGTTCCCGAACGTCACTTCGATTTAATGCGTGTATCCGATGACCAAGCTATCCAGTCCGTCACGAACGTTGACCCAATCGAAGCTGGGCAGAGCACCCTCCGGACACAGCACGCCGCGATATCGCCCGAACTGACTGATCAGGCAAGTCTGGCACGGATACAGGCTGTTGACACCCGCTTGTCGCTCCCAGATCAAATGCTCACGAAAGTTGACCAGGCCAGTATGTACAATTCACTTGAAGTACGTGTTCCGTTCCTCGATACTGATGTCGTTGAGTATGCACTCAGTCTCCCAACAGATCACAAACTAACTGGCCGTGATCGAAAACGCGTGCTGAAACGAGCCTTCGATGATGTGCTGCCGGAGTCTATCTTACAGCGAAGCAAACACGGTTTCGACATGCCGATCGGTGAGTGGTTCAAAGACGAACTCGCAGACGAGTTCGTCTCGATGGTCCGTTCTACCGATTTGGGCATTCTCGATACCGCTGCGGTTTTAAATCTATTCGAGGAGCATCTCAATGGAAACCACGACCACTCGCGGTTCCTCTGGACGGTATACGTTTTCAAACACTGGGCTCTGCGCATGCAAGAACAGGGAGTCCTCGAATAG
- a CDS encoding DUF1616 domain-containing protein, whose translation MGRWSDTLPATVDLLAAVGYTAVVLLASLSSLEGVFLAAIALPFLLFVPGYAVVASLFPTWNPEYENHRLIATERLLYSVAASICLAIIVGVNIEFTPWPIHPTPVITALAIVTVVTAGIAWYRRHQRAPTGLGQASMPSGTSQAASGRSDGERIQLGTIAVSVAILVTFASVTLVAAQPQRGEAYTEFGLLTESEASDLEASGYPEQIAMGESKQMYFTVTNHEMETTEYVVVVQLARVAPTGEVTERTRLDSYNNRTATGDRWLQRHTVTPVLEGERLRLTYLLYRGGLPDQPTAENAYRETHIWVDVT comes from the coding sequence ATGGGAAGGTGGTCTGATACTTTGCCAGCGACTGTGGATTTGCTTGCTGCCGTTGGGTACACAGCGGTTGTGCTCCTCGCTTCACTCTCGTCTCTTGAAGGAGTCTTTCTCGCAGCCATCGCGCTCCCGTTCTTGCTATTCGTCCCGGGTTATGCCGTGGTCGCGTCGCTGTTTCCCACTTGGAACCCGGAGTACGAGAATCACAGATTGATTGCCACCGAACGGCTACTGTACTCAGTTGCGGCGAGTATCTGTTTGGCAATCATCGTTGGAGTCAATATTGAGTTCACACCGTGGCCGATTCACCCAACACCAGTTATTACTGCCCTTGCTATCGTAACTGTGGTGACAGCCGGGATCGCATGGTATCGACGCCACCAAAGGGCTCCGACGGGCCTCGGCCAAGCCTCAATGCCCTCTGGAACTTCACAGGCAGCCAGTGGACGTTCCGACGGGGAGAGAATACAGTTAGGAACTATCGCTGTGAGCGTGGCGATTCTTGTCACGTTCGCCAGTGTAACATTGGTCGCGGCTCAGCCACAACGCGGCGAAGCGTACACAGAGTTTGGGCTGCTGACCGAGAGTGAGGCTAGCGATCTGGAGGCCAGTGGCTACCCAGAACAGATCGCGATGGGCGAGTCCAAACAGATGTATTTCACTGTCACCAACCACGAAATGGAGACAACTGAGTACGTCGTAGTCGTGCAGTTGGCCAGAGTCGCGCCGACTGGAGAAGTGACCGAGCGGACACGGCTTGATAGTTATAACAACCGGACTGCGACTGGAGACCGCTGGCTGCAACGTCACACGGTTACGCCAGTACTGGAAGGGGAGCGCTTGCGGTTGACGTATCTGTTGTACAGGGGCGGCCTCCCGGATCAACCCACAGCTGAAAATGCGTACCGTGAGACCCACATCTGGGTCGATGTAACGTGA
- a CDS encoding glycosyltransferase family 4 protein, translating into MHILRVAQDIFPETVGGAPYHIHALSRDQAAMGHEVTVLTVSDDVEEREVTDQNGYTLIKQPPKLELLGNQIFANTVRDLRGVEDYDVVHTHSHLFFSSNVAALYCRMADIPVAITCHGLNSQRGPFWFSRAHLRTLGKWTYDSADITLCYTDVEQSKLRDLGVDADIAVVNNGIDTSRFSPTGRDYPRIANQSGQAIVFVGRLVDGKRPQDVLDAFDTIRDRCPDASLFFCGDGPLRDSLESTAADKGLTDAVEFLGRVPYQQMPSVFRAADLFVLPSRTEGFPRTVIEALACETPVVASNLEQTSEIVNQTGEAVQVGNAEGFATAIVDLLSDQHRLSELGEHGREIVTTRYNWEETVRATTQILGQVAETGDSVIQEKTESTSSPAPVIKDEL; encoded by the coding sequence ATGCACATACTCCGGGTCGCGCAAGATATCTTTCCTGAAACCGTCGGTGGTGCGCCATATCACATACATGCCCTGAGCCGCGATCAGGCTGCGATGGGCCACGAGGTCACCGTATTGACTGTTTCGGACGATGTCGAAGAGCGAGAGGTCACTGACCAGAACGGGTACACTCTGATCAAACAACCGCCGAAGCTAGAGCTCCTCGGGAATCAAATCTTCGCCAATACTGTCCGTGATTTGCGTGGTGTGGAAGACTACGACGTGGTTCATACCCATTCTCACCTGTTTTTTTCGAGTAACGTGGCCGCACTGTACTGCCGAATGGCTGATATCCCAGTTGCAATCACATGCCATGGTCTCAACTCACAACGAGGTCCGTTCTGGTTCTCGCGTGCACACCTACGTACGCTGGGCAAGTGGACATACGATTCGGCCGACATCACGCTTTGTTACACCGATGTTGAGCAATCTAAACTCCGTGATCTTGGTGTCGACGCTGACATCGCGGTTGTAAACAACGGGATCGATACCAGCCGCTTTTCACCTACTGGACGAGATTATCCCCGTATCGCGAACCAGAGCGGTCAGGCAATTGTATTTGTCGGCCGCTTAGTCGACGGGAAGCGGCCCCAGGACGTATTAGATGCGTTCGATACGATACGAGATCGGTGCCCAGACGCATCGCTGTTTTTCTGCGGCGATGGCCCGCTTCGAGACAGTCTTGAATCGACGGCTGCTGATAAAGGACTTACAGATGCTGTGGAATTTTTGGGCCGTGTTCCATATCAGCAAATGCCCTCGGTATTCCGAGCAGCGGACCTCTTTGTGCTTCCGAGTCGGACTGAAGGGTTTCCACGGACAGTTATCGAAGCGTTAGCCTGTGAAACACCAGTCGTTGCCAGCAATCTTGAGCAGACCTCGGAAATAGTTAACCAAACTGGAGAAGCAGTCCAAGTCGGCAATGCTGAGGGATTCGCGACAGCGATTGTTGATTTACTTAGCGACCAGCACCGTCTCTCAGAACTCGGAGAGCACGGTCGAGAAATAGTCACGACGCGGTACAATTGGGAAGAAACAGTGCGAGCAACGACACAAATACTGGGCCAAGTGGCTGAAACCGGCGACTCTGTGATTCAAGAAAAAACGGAGTCAACCAGCAGCCCCGCGCCCGTGATTAAGGACGAACTCTGA
- a CDS encoding IS1595 family transposase: MIPLKTFVSERRAANLLAQIRWRDGVYCPRCRTESLIRHGSYRLYQRYLCKDCGRTFNDKTGTVFEYSSIPLRKWYLAVYTYIRLNTSIRQLDAELAVTYKTVYRRVQRFLRALDAPRPQLEGPVEIDELYVNAGKKGRERDGRSRSRGLSTRGRGTYHEDKPPVFILADRGTGETYVHPAKAADESTIRLLLGDRQQESLTVYTDGFRAYEPLDSDDAFDRKYVVHGEGEYADDDVHVNTCESHASLARRWLSPHRGVSKDKLTPYLRGLQLRQRVRRKPGEEALKIILETAL, encoded by the coding sequence ATGATTCCACTCAAGACGTTCGTCTCGGAGCGTCGCGCCGCGAATCTGCTGGCACAGATTCGCTGGCGTGACGGCGTCTATTGCCCGCGCTGCCGTACCGAATCGCTGATTCGGCACGGCAGCTATCGGCTCTATCAACGGTATCTGTGTAAGGATTGCGGCCGCACGTTCAACGACAAGACTGGCACAGTCTTCGAGTACTCGTCGATACCGCTCAGGAAGTGGTATCTCGCCGTCTACACCTACATCCGGCTAAATACGAGTATTAGACAACTGGACGCTGAACTCGCCGTCACCTACAAGACGGTCTACCGGCGCGTCCAGCGCTTCCTGCGGGCGCTGGACGCGCCTCGGCCACAACTCGAAGGGCCAGTAGAAATCGACGAACTGTACGTGAACGCCGGGAAGAAAGGCCGCGAGCGCGACGGTCGGTCGCGCTCGCGTGGCCTGTCCACGCGTGGGCGTGGAACATATCACGAGGACAAGCCGCCAGTGTTCATCCTCGCTGACCGTGGCACTGGTGAAACGTATGTCCACCCGGCGAAAGCCGCCGATGAATCGACGATTCGACTCCTGCTCGGCGACCGCCAGCAGGAGTCGCTGACTGTCTATACCGACGGCTTTCGGGCCTACGAGCCACTTGACTCGGACGACGCGTTCGACCGCAAATACGTCGTCCACGGGGAGGGTGAATACGCTGACGACGACGTTCACGTGAATACCTGCGAGAGCCACGCGTCGCTGGCGCGACGGTGGCTCTCGCCCCATCGGGGCGTCTCCAAGGACAAGCTCACGCCGTATCTCAGAGGACTTCAGCTACGCCAGCGCGTCCGCCGAAAACCCGGCGAGGAAGCGCTCAAAATCATCTTGGAAACTGCGCTATGA
- a CDS encoding IS630 family transposase, with protein MSGDRRKEIVRHLSEDDLDRLLTESTDEKLTERLIFIKRLYKGATLEDAADDVGRSSATGTRWARRWNKGGLGLLMPNFGGGRPPKLGPAQRERLLDLLREGQPWKKQEIQHLINEEFDVEFHPAHLTTFLEKLGLSYAIPRTKRPSRPENAEEILDERVSDVFDEGSDEPHNKRDGDDEEGWVVDEEIRTDGGTVLGFLDTSHPQPWDNSQRLYTVDDPHITRPLVKLDEPAVGFYALSGESVLQFPTTQEKERICECLEGIREQNPLARILLVLDNFSSHVCEYTRKRAHQLGIDLVFLPVGSPDLNPIEQVWKSLKWEASPLIVENAAEYRALLTELFEKLTAQLSFAASWIDNHLGSYLQKLR; from the coding sequence ATGTCTGGAGATCGCCGCAAAGAGATCGTTCGTCACCTCAGTGAGGACGATCTCGATCGACTCCTCACAGAGTCTACGGATGAGAAACTCACTGAGCGGCTGATCTTCATTAAGCGGCTGTACAAGGGGGCGACCCTGGAGGACGCTGCCGACGACGTCGGCAGGTCCTCCGCAACAGGAACACGCTGGGCTCGTCGGTGGAACAAGGGTGGTCTCGGACTTTTGATGCCGAACTTCGGGGGCGGCAGGCCCCCGAAGCTCGGCCCAGCCCAACGAGAACGCCTCCTGGACCTGCTCCGTGAGGGCCAACCCTGGAAGAAACAGGAGATACAGCACCTCATCAACGAGGAGTTCGACGTTGAATTTCACCCAGCCCACCTCACTACATTCCTCGAAAAGCTCGGCCTCTCCTACGCAATTCCACGGACTAAGCGTCCATCACGGCCAGAGAATGCCGAAGAGATCCTCGACGAACGCGTCAGCGACGTGTTCGACGAGGGGTCTGATGAGCCCCACAACAAACGCGATGGAGACGACGAGGAAGGCTGGGTCGTTGACGAAGAGATCCGTACGGACGGTGGAACTGTACTTGGATTCCTCGACACATCGCATCCGCAACCGTGGGACAACTCACAGCGACTCTACACCGTCGACGACCCTCACATCACCCGACCGCTGGTGAAGTTAGACGAACCAGCGGTCGGGTTCTATGCACTCTCTGGTGAGAGTGTACTTCAGTTTCCAACCACTCAGGAGAAAGAGCGAATTTGCGAGTGTCTCGAGGGGATCCGCGAGCAGAATCCGCTGGCTCGGATTCTGCTCGTTTTGGATAACTTCTCTTCACACGTGTGCGAGTATACACGCAAGCGAGCCCATCAACTCGGGATTGACCTCGTGTTTCTCCCCGTTGGCTCACCGGATCTCAACCCAATCGAGCAGGTCTGGAAGAGTCTGAAATGGGAAGCGTCACCGTTGATTGTGGAGAACGCGGCAGAATACCGCGCTCTCCTCACCGAACTCTTTGAGAAGCTCACAGCTCAGCTGAGTTTCGCGGCCTCTTGGATCGACAATCATCTCGGCAGTTATCTTCAAAAGTTACGCTAG
- a CDS encoding winged helix-turn-helix domain-containing protein, giving the protein MADFDQWDEVSYVISSRYRVETLRRLSEGPATPSLIADDREMSIAHVSRALQELRESELVDLLVSEDRKKGRVYDITEKGVNIWETIERKNMA; this is encoded by the coding sequence ATGGCAGACTTTGATCAGTGGGACGAAGTGAGCTACGTAATCAGTTCACGGTATCGAGTCGAGACTCTCCGTCGGTTGTCAGAAGGCCCTGCGACACCGTCGTTAATCGCGGACGACAGGGAAATGAGCATTGCTCATGTTTCACGCGCCCTGCAGGAGCTCCGTGAATCGGAACTCGTTGACCTATTAGTTTCGGAAGATCGGAAGAAAGGCCGCGTGTACGACATCACCGAGAAGGGTGTCAATATTTGGGAAACAATCGAGCGGAAGAACATGGCGTAA
- a CDS encoding alpha-D-ribose 1-methylphosphonate 5-triphosphate diphosphatase has protein sequence MNNNANRTLISGGTVVTPTTEIEDGTVVFSDGKIVSVEAESHNSPDIDATGKYVLPGLVDLHGDDIEQHLFPRAGERVDTTVGLDRCDIANASAGVTTKYHAIAFEDVPDDNRSIELARRLAEHIRDFNRETGGRVDNRLHLRCELTNETAVDAVSQEIQSGGDLVSLVSHIPGTGQYAGENTLAQRYNLPDETSETSLQTLEKCRTGVSEAEIISRARKITELASNRNIPVASHDDESVSSVDNAAAIGVDISEYPLSHCVAQRATELNLAVVMGAPNVVRGGSLWDGLDASQAIRDGVVDILCSDFRPQSLLSSVFIENGDSLTDRVLRVSTAPAAAAGLYDRGRLECGARADLIIVDPDPVPSIARTFVAGDEVYRSA, from the coding sequence ATGAACAACAATGCAAATCGAACGTTGATTTCGGGAGGAACTGTTGTTACGCCGACCACCGAAATTGAGGATGGGACAGTAGTCTTCTCCGATGGAAAAATCGTCTCAGTGGAAGCCGAATCTCATAATTCTCCAGATATTGATGCGACGGGGAAATATGTCCTTCCCGGATTGGTTGATCTCCACGGTGATGATATCGAACAGCACCTTTTTCCGAGAGCTGGTGAGCGCGTGGATACGACTGTCGGTCTGGATCGGTGTGATATTGCAAATGCCAGCGCGGGAGTTACGACAAAGTATCATGCCATTGCATTTGAAGACGTTCCAGATGATAACCGGAGCATCGAATTAGCCCGTCGCTTGGCTGAGCATATCCGAGATTTTAACCGTGAAACCGGCGGTAGGGTCGACAACAGGCTCCATCTGCGGTGTGAACTCACCAACGAAACGGCCGTCGACGCCGTCTCGCAAGAAATTCAATCGGGAGGAGATCTCGTTTCCCTTGTTTCACACATTCCCGGAACAGGCCAGTACGCTGGCGAAAACACACTTGCACAACGCTATAATCTCCCGGATGAGACCTCAGAAACAAGCCTTCAGACTCTCGAAAAATGCCGCACTGGTGTCTCTGAAGCAGAGATAATCTCACGTGCCCGAAAGATCACAGAGCTGGCGAGCAATAGAAATATCCCAGTCGCCTCACACGACGATGAAAGCGTCTCGAGTGTAGACAACGCCGCTGCTATCGGAGTGGATATCAGTGAATATCCGCTCTCCCACTGTGTTGCACAGCGTGCAACCGAGCTAAACTTGGCCGTTGTGATGGGCGCACCGAATGTGGTTCGTGGTGGGAGCCTGTGGGACGGGCTCGACGCTTCTCAGGCAATCAGAGACGGTGTTGTCGACATCCTCTGTAGCGACTTTCGTCCGCAATCACTGCTTAGCTCTGTTTTCATCGAAAACGGTGATTCTCTCACAGACCGGGTGTTACGTGTGTCTACTGCACCAGCTGCTGCTGCCGGCCTGTACGACCGTGGCCGATTGGAGTGCGGGGCAAGGGCCGATCTTATTATTGTTGACCCAGACCCGGTTCCATCGATAGCACGAACATTTGTTGCCGGCGACGAAGTCTATCGCTCCGCATAG
- a CDS encoding glycosyltransferase family 2 protein, whose translation MYKGSTVGVVVPAYNEEGFIGEVVDSLPEYVDQVFVIDDCSTDGTWTEIKEYVDTEEKQAGISSDSSKQIVVADGAGTTISESQTFLDKRIVPVRHQTNGGRGAAVQTGYELALISGMDVVAVLDGDGQMDPDILEKILDPVVEGEADYAKGNRLISRRHCTQMSNWRLFGNALLTLLTKMASGHWKMRDPQNGYTAISATALEALSLNDLFDDYGFLNDMLIQLDANGMTVQDVPMEALYGDESSGIRYSSFVPKLSLLLLYGCIWRLQQKYLSRTEPE comes from the coding sequence GTGTATAAAGGCTCGACTGTCGGTGTCGTCGTTCCGGCATACAACGAAGAGGGGTTCATCGGTGAGGTCGTTGACTCACTTCCGGAGTACGTTGACCAAGTGTTCGTTATCGACGACTGCTCGACAGATGGCACGTGGACTGAAATCAAGGAATACGTCGACACCGAGGAAAAACAGGCAGGTATCTCTAGCGACTCTTCAAAACAAATAGTTGTGGCCGATGGGGCCGGGACAACAATCTCTGAAAGTCAGACGTTCCTCGACAAGCGGATCGTCCCAGTCCGCCATCAGACCAACGGTGGTCGCGGGGCCGCCGTACAAACTGGATACGAGCTAGCGCTTATAAGCGGTATGGACGTGGTTGCGGTCCTTGATGGCGACGGCCAGATGGACCCGGACATCCTTGAGAAGATACTCGACCCGGTCGTCGAGGGGGAAGCGGATTACGCGAAAGGCAACCGACTGATATCCCGCCGTCACTGTACTCAGATGTCCAACTGGCGGTTGTTCGGGAATGCTCTTCTCACGCTGTTGACAAAGATGGCCAGCGGACACTGGAAGATGCGCGATCCACAGAACGGATACACTGCGATCTCTGCGACGGCGCTGGAGGCACTCTCGCTGAACGACCTGTTCGACGATTATGGGTTCCTGAATGATATGCTCATTCAGTTAGACGCCAATGGAATGACTGTTCAGGACGTGCCGATGGAGGCGCTTTATGGCGACGAGTCGAGCGGAATCAGATACAGCTCGTTCGTCCCGAAGCTATCTCTTCTGTTACTTTATGGGTGCATCTGGCGGTTACAACAAAAGTATCTCTCCCGAACAGAACCGGAGTAA